In one Nocardia tengchongensis genomic region, the following are encoded:
- a CDS encoding ABC transporter ATP-binding protein gives MAESSLEVAEVSVRFGDFQALDGVDWTVDGPGVIGLIGLNGAGKTTLIRSVLGLQKVSAGAVRVPIGLGAIGYCPDTPGFEPWLTAREVLAQSRAIGAARDTGAWSADAALAAVDLERHAHRRAGGFSRGMLQRLGIAAALVREPEVLILDEPTSALDPEGRAAVLALMRDLGKRMTVVFSSHLLADVEDLADRLLLHRGRVVFAGETEEFLQQHTAPPTLRIALRGGGVIEAEHAQWGTALADAATRSTELDDIRITRPTLTDAFFAAIEEKA, from the coding sequence GTGGCTGAATCGTCGCTCGAGGTCGCCGAAGTTTCGGTGCGCTTCGGAGACTTCCAGGCACTGGACGGCGTCGACTGGACCGTCGACGGTCCCGGCGTCATCGGACTGATCGGGCTCAACGGGGCCGGCAAGACCACCCTCATCCGCAGCGTGCTCGGCCTGCAAAAGGTCAGCGCGGGCGCGGTGCGCGTGCCGATCGGGCTCGGCGCGATCGGATACTGCCCGGACACACCGGGTTTCGAACCGTGGCTGACCGCGCGGGAAGTGCTCGCCCAATCCCGGGCCATCGGCGCGGCCCGCGACACCGGCGCCTGGTCCGCCGACGCGGCGCTCGCGGCCGTAGATCTGGAACGGCACGCCCACCGGCGAGCGGGCGGATTCTCCCGAGGAATGTTGCAGCGGTTGGGGATCGCCGCGGCCCTGGTCCGCGAACCGGAGGTCCTCATCCTCGACGAACCCACCAGCGCCCTCGATCCCGAAGGCCGCGCAGCCGTCCTGGCGCTCATGCGTGACCTCGGGAAGCGGATGACCGTCGTGTTCTCCAGCCACCTGCTCGCCGACGTGGAGGATTTGGCCGACCGGCTGCTCCTGCATCGCGGCCGGGTCGTCTTCGCGGGGGAGACCGAGGAATTCCTGCAGCAGCACACGGCCCCACCGACATTGCGCATCGCGCTACGCGGCGGCGGCGTCATCGAGGCCGAGCACGCGCAGTGGGGGACCGCCCTGGCGGACGCCGCCACACGCAGCACCGAACTCGACGACATCCGAATCACGCGACCCACGCTCACCGACGCGTTCTTCGCCGCGATAGAGGAGAAGGCATGA
- a CDS encoding PLDc N-terminal domain-containing protein: MSHIPVAALVPLIVIAIGFVGFCWYDLSRSRVRYLPKWAWAIICLISIPIGGIIYLTVGRDSGTARG, translated from the coding sequence GTGTCCCACATTCCGGTAGCCGCACTCGTGCCGCTGATCGTGATCGCGATCGGATTCGTCGGCTTCTGCTGGTACGACCTGTCCCGCTCGCGCGTGCGGTACCTGCCGAAATGGGCCTGGGCGATCATCTGCCTGATCAGCATTCCGATCGGCGGAATCATCTACTTGACGGTCGGCCGCGACAGCGGAACGGCCCGTGGCTGA
- a CDS encoding O-methyltransferase, giving the protein MAGSSIGAVLRQRVVYPVRTAISTVRGLGTFTRTGQFGDGRETAVRDHVLATAEQGNPESVMAAIDTFARTRSNLVNVGDEKGLLLDAAVRKADPTLLLELGTYIGYSAVRTGRTMPEGARLISVEFSAANAEVARDIIAHAGLADRVTVVVGTIGDGGETLRLLTEEHGITEGAVDFVFVDHDKSAYLADLKHILDAGWLHPGTIVVADNMRIPGAPDYLSYMREAEGKSWRTVEHDTHIEYQSFLKDRVLESEYLG; this is encoded by the coding sequence ATGGCTGGCTCATCGATCGGAGCGGTGCTCCGGCAGCGGGTGGTGTATCCGGTGCGCACGGCGATCAGCACCGTGCGGGGTCTCGGGACCTTCACGCGCACCGGTCAATTCGGTGACGGCCGCGAGACCGCGGTGCGCGACCACGTGCTCGCCACCGCCGAACAGGGCAATCCCGAGAGCGTCATGGCCGCCATCGACACCTTCGCCCGCACCCGCAGCAATCTGGTGAACGTGGGCGACGAGAAGGGTCTGCTGCTCGATGCCGCCGTGCGCAAGGCGGATCCGACGCTGCTGCTCGAGCTGGGCACCTACATCGGCTACAGCGCGGTGCGCACCGGGCGCACCATGCCCGAGGGCGCGCGGCTGATCTCGGTGGAGTTCAGCGCCGCGAACGCCGAGGTGGCGCGCGACATCATCGCCCACGCCGGACTGGCCGATCGGGTGACGGTCGTGGTGGGCACCATCGGCGACGGCGGCGAGACGCTCCGGCTGCTCACCGAGGAACACGGGATCACCGAGGGCGCGGTCGATTTCGTCTTCGTCGATCACGACAAGTCCGCGTACCTGGCCGACCTGAAGCACATTCTGGACGCGGGCTGGCTGCACCCGGGCACCATCGTGGTCGCCGACAACATGCGCATCCCGGGCGCGCCGGACTATCTGAGCTACATGCGTGAGGCCGAGGGCAAGTCCTGGCGCACCGTGGAACACGACACCCACATCGAGTACCAGTCCTTCCTCAAGGACCGGGTACTCGAGTCGGAATACCTGGGCTGA
- a CDS encoding thioesterase II family protein, with product MSAHRLAGTAWLRELKSDPAPATVLVCFPPGGGSVTAYRVLAQRFGQGTAVFGVQYPGRQDRIGDTPVPVLTELAERAATDLLAWPKDVPLAIFGHSMGATVAYEAARRVEAGGREVAHLFVSGRPAPEFEVTERIHEGPDEDLIAELERLSNDPASVRILRDEPGLAELVLPAVRTDYRAVETYRHQPGAPLRAPITALVSDADPTTTTEQAGHWREYTATGFDLATFSGGHFYLDLPENVPAVSDVITRALAAAVQGRSN from the coding sequence ATGAGCGCCCATCGACTGGCCGGGACCGCCTGGCTGCGTGAGCTGAAGTCCGATCCCGCACCCGCGACCGTGCTGGTGTGCTTCCCGCCCGGCGGTGGCTCAGTCACCGCCTACCGGGTCCTGGCCCAGCGCTTCGGGCAGGGCACCGCGGTATTCGGCGTGCAGTACCCGGGACGGCAGGACCGCATCGGCGACACCCCGGTCCCCGTACTCACCGAACTCGCCGAACGTGCCGCCACCGACCTACTGGCGTGGCCGAAAGACGTGCCGCTGGCCATCTTCGGACACAGCATGGGCGCGACCGTCGCCTACGAGGCCGCCCGGCGGGTCGAGGCGGGCGGCCGCGAGGTGGCACACCTGTTCGTATCCGGCCGTCCCGCACCGGAGTTCGAGGTGACCGAACGCATCCACGAAGGACCCGACGAGGACCTCATCGCCGAACTCGAACGGCTGTCCAATGATCCGGCGTCGGTGCGCATCCTGCGCGACGAGCCGGGCCTGGCCGAACTGGTGCTCCCGGCGGTGCGCACCGACTACCGCGCGGTCGAAACCTACCGCCACCAGCCCGGCGCACCGCTGCGCGCGCCGATCACCGCCCTGGTGAGCGACGCCGATCCGACCACCACCACCGAACAGGCCGGGCACTGGCGCGAGTACACCGCCACCGGATTCGACCTCGCCACCTTCAGCGGCGGCCACTTCTACCTCGACCTGCCCGAAAACGTCCCCGCCGTCAGCGATGTGATCACTCGCGCGCTGGCGGCGGCGGTGCAGGGCCGCTCGAACTGA
- a CDS encoding CoA transferase — MLRIDPPGLPEIGWQFLDTCQGKYSTVVDLRTELPVFRELISNADIIISGYRPGSLERLGLRPGDIRPGIVHGRVSAWGEHGPWGDRRGFDSIVQAASGISLIEGTRDNSRAEPVMGTLPAQALDHASGYLLAAGVLDALGARRADGRGRDVRVALARTASWLITAPGRTPDHGSAQAPDARYAVTHGTVTTAAPVLSEYPDHPWPAPAYGSSPAEWKARPDGS; from the coding sequence GTGTTGCGGATCGACCCGCCGGGGTTGCCGGAGATCGGCTGGCAGTTCCTGGACACATGTCAGGGGAAGTATTCCACCGTAGTCGATTTGCGCACTGAACTTCCAGTTTTTCGCGAATTGATCAGCAATGCAGACATAATCATCTCGGGTTACCGACCGGGCAGCTTGGAACGACTCGGACTGCGGCCCGGCGATATTCGTCCCGGAATTGTGCACGGCCGAGTTTCGGCATGGGGCGAACACGGGCCGTGGGGAGATCGGCGCGGTTTCGACAGCATCGTGCAAGCCGCATCCGGAATTTCTCTGATCGAAGGCACACGGGATAATTCGCGGGCCGAACCAGTCATGGGCACGCTGCCCGCGCAGGCCCTGGACCACGCGAGCGGCTACCTGCTCGCGGCGGGCGTCCTGGACGCACTCGGCGCGCGCCGGGCCGACGGTCGCGGACGCGATGTCCGGGTCGCTCTGGCACGCACGGCATCCTGGCTGATCACCGCGCCGGGCCGGACGCCGGATCACGGATCCGCGCAGGCTCCCGATGCGCGCTACGCCGTCACGCACGGCACGGTGACCACCGCGGCCCCGGTATTGAGCGAATATCCCGACCATCCCTGGCCTGCGCCGGCGTACGGTTCGAGCCCTGCCGAGTGGAAAGCCCGACCGGACGGTTCGTAA
- a CDS encoding TetR/AcrR family transcriptional regulator, which produces MGNREDLLTGARKAVLERGLAKVTARDIATAAGVSLAAIGYHFGSKDQLVTEAITMGIGTELGDGMEAAIRDAGEGHTLWESLAATWNGFVDVIQNNHDGLLLSTENGLQIARDPAQQVFMAEASATAHRDIAEIIASVHPNLSAEQAAAVAKLLFVLFQGMAIQMLIAPGADWLDGDSLVTAVAAMRDK; this is translated from the coding sequence ATGGGAAATCGAGAAGATCTGCTGACGGGCGCGCGCAAGGCCGTCCTGGAACGCGGCCTCGCCAAGGTGACCGCCCGCGACATCGCCACAGCCGCGGGAGTCAGCCTGGCCGCCATCGGCTACCACTTCGGCTCCAAGGACCAGTTGGTCACCGAGGCCATCACCATGGGCATCGGCACCGAACTCGGTGACGGCATGGAGGCGGCCATCCGCGATGCGGGGGAGGGTCACACGCTGTGGGAGTCGTTGGCGGCGACCTGGAACGGATTCGTCGACGTCATCCAGAACAATCACGACGGACTGCTGCTGAGCACCGAGAACGGCTTGCAGATCGCGCGCGATCCGGCCCAGCAGGTCTTCATGGCCGAGGCCAGTGCGACGGCGCATCGCGACATCGCCGAGATCATCGCCTCCGTCCACCCGAACCTCAGTGCGGAACAGGCTGCCGCGGTCGCGAAACTGCTGTTCGTGCTGTTCCAGGGGATGGCCATTCAGATGTTGATCGCGCCGGGCGCGGACTGGCTCGACGGTGATTCGCTGGTGACGGCGGTCGCGGCCATGCGGGACAAGTGA
- a CDS encoding FAD-dependent monooxygenase, translated as MNTTSTPKILVVGGGIAGNTVALQLLRAGIATTVVERATTPRPGGQAVDLRTASKEAAERMGLLPGIGKLRVHEQGWAYVTEEGKTYARIDVDMFDGEGPAAEIEIARGDLNQVLLDLIAEVDGPLDYRYGDWIEHLTQDATGAEVTFASGRTERYDLVIAADGVHSATRRLVFGPDEQFVTHLGGYMAFFTMPTPADTEDGWLTGCSIPSASFAIRPDRDPATSKAIITLRQDYDPALRRDPAAQQARIREMLDGAGWKAPLILDAMAGSDDFYFDQLARIDVPRLSSGRVTLLGDAGYCGSPLSGMGTAMAIVGAYLLAGEIAATPGDLDGAQARYQELVTPFLDKAKELPGGGIKMMLPTTRFGAAMARVNWRLMTSKAMLPLTKKLFAPGTADYVLPTY; from the coding sequence ATGAACACCACCTCCACCCCCAAGATCCTGGTCGTCGGCGGCGGCATCGCCGGCAATACCGTTGCCCTGCAACTGCTTCGCGCGGGCATCGCCACCACCGTCGTCGAGCGTGCCACCACTCCCCGCCCTGGCGGCCAGGCCGTCGACCTGCGCACCGCCAGCAAGGAAGCCGCCGAGCGCATGGGCCTGCTGCCCGGCATCGGCAAGCTGCGGGTGCACGAACAGGGCTGGGCCTACGTCACCGAGGAGGGCAAGACCTACGCCCGCATCGACGTCGACATGTTCGACGGGGAGGGGCCGGCCGCCGAGATCGAGATCGCCCGCGGCGACCTCAACCAGGTGCTGCTGGACCTCATCGCCGAGGTGGACGGCCCGCTCGACTACCGCTACGGCGACTGGATCGAACACCTCACCCAGGACGCCACCGGCGCCGAGGTCACCTTCGCTTCCGGCCGCACCGAACGCTACGACCTGGTCATCGCCGCCGACGGCGTGCACTCGGCCACCCGCCGCCTGGTTTTCGGACCCGACGAGCAGTTCGTCACCCACCTCGGCGGCTACATGGCGTTCTTCACCATGCCCACCCCCGCCGACACCGAGGACGGCTGGCTGACCGGATGCTCGATTCCCAGCGCCTCCTTCGCGATTCGCCCCGACCGCGACCCGGCCACCTCCAAGGCGATCATCACGCTGCGCCAGGACTACGACCCGGCCCTGCGGCGCGACCCCGCCGCACAGCAGGCCCGCATCCGCGAGATGCTCGACGGCGCGGGCTGGAAGGCCCCGCTCATCCTCGACGCCATGGCCGGCAGCGACGACTTCTACTTCGACCAGCTCGCCCGCATCGACGTCCCGCGCCTGTCCTCGGGACGGGTCACGCTGCTCGGCGACGCCGGCTATTGCGGCTCCCCGCTCTCCGGCATGGGCACCGCCATGGCGATCGTCGGGGCGTATCTGCTCGCCGGTGAAATCGCCGCCACCCCCGGCGATCTCGACGGCGCGCAGGCCCGCTACCAGGAACTCGTCACCCCGTTCCTGGACAAGGCCAAGGAGCTGCCCGGCGGCGGCATCAAGATGATGCTGCCCACCACCCGATTCGGCGCGGCGATGGCCCGGGTCAACTGGCGGCTGATGACCTCCAAGGCGATGCTGCCGCTGACCAAGAAGCTGTTCGCCCCGGGTACCGCCGACTATGTCCTGCCCACCTACTGA
- a CDS encoding nucleoside hydrolase, producing MRQKILMDNDTGIDDALGLLYLLASPEAEIVGIASTAGNVPAPQVAANNLALLDLVRAPELEVAQGALAPLAIPLRTTEDTHGPQGVGYAELPPSSRTVSERSAAQMWVDLARAHPGEIIGLCTGPLTNLALALRMEPQLPQLLRRLVIMGGAFNHPGNTTPTNEWNVHVDPEAAKEVFDAFSAAPADRRPIVCALDITETIEMKPPHLALLAERAGSTPVELVTEDDPPHVRSAASNPLVRFLTDAVRFYFDFHKLYDQGYLAHMHDPFAAAVALDPDLAVTKPATVDVELTGTLTRATTVADWAGMWGREPNADIVVATSPEQFFERLIGRLGDYALTVFAEGDAGR from the coding sequence GTGCGGCAGAAGATCCTCATGGACAACGACACCGGCATCGATGACGCGCTGGGCCTGCTCTACCTACTCGCCTCCCCCGAGGCCGAGATCGTCGGAATCGCCTCCACCGCGGGCAATGTGCCCGCGCCGCAGGTGGCCGCCAACAATCTCGCGCTGCTGGATCTGGTGCGGGCCCCGGAACTGGAAGTGGCGCAGGGCGCGCTCGCGCCGCTGGCGATTCCGCTGCGCACCACCGAGGACACCCATGGGCCGCAGGGCGTGGGGTACGCCGAACTCCCGCCCAGCTCCCGGACCGTCTCGGAGCGGTCGGCGGCTCAGATGTGGGTGGATCTGGCCCGCGCACATCCCGGCGAGATCATCGGGTTGTGCACCGGGCCGCTCACCAATCTCGCTCTCGCCCTGCGCATGGAACCGCAACTGCCGCAGCTGCTCCGGCGGTTGGTCATCATGGGCGGGGCGTTCAACCATCCCGGCAACACCACCCCCACCAACGAGTGGAACGTGCACGTGGATCCGGAGGCGGCCAAGGAGGTCTTCGACGCCTTCTCCGCCGCGCCGGCCGACCGCCGTCCGATCGTGTGCGCCCTCGACATCACCGAGACCATCGAGATGAAGCCGCCGCACCTGGCACTGCTGGCCGAACGGGCAGGCAGCACACCGGTGGAGCTGGTCACCGAAGACGATCCGCCGCACGTCCGCTCGGCGGCGAGCAATCCGCTGGTGCGGTTCCTGACCGACGCGGTCCGCTTCTACTTCGACTTCCACAAGCTCTACGACCAGGGCTATCTGGCGCACATGCACGACCCGTTCGCGGCGGCCGTGGCGCTGGACCCGGATCTGGCCGTCACCAAACCCGCCACGGTCGATGTGGAGCTGACCGGAACCCTCACCCGCGCCACCACCGTGGCCGACTGGGCGGGCATGTGGGGGCGTGAACCGAATGCCGACATCGTGGTGGCCACCAGTCCCGAGCAGTTCTTCGAGCGGCTGATCGGGCGGCTCGGCGACTACGCGCTGACGGTGTTCGCGGAAGGAGATGCGGGCCGGTGA
- a CDS encoding amidohydrolase family protein, translating into MTDTHDIDYVTGFRDRLGLPGIVDVHTHFMPEQVLRKVWGYFDTAGPLVGNREWPITYRDEEQVRLKTLRGFGVRAFTSMIYPHKPDMAEWLNGWSADFAARTPDCLHTSTFYPEPGAPAYVRAALESGTRIFKLHIQVGDYDPGDPRLDEVWGLVQDAGVPVVTHCGSGPAAGTFTGPGPIETLLRRFPRLRLIIAHMGMPEYSEFLDLAETYDGLLFDTTMNFTDFTEAGEPFPAAELPRVRDLGDRILFGSDFPNIPYPYGHALFALERLDLGDDWLRAVCHDNAARVFALG; encoded by the coding sequence GTGACCGACACGCACGACATCGACTATGTGACCGGATTCCGCGACCGCCTCGGGTTGCCCGGAATCGTCGACGTCCACACGCATTTCATGCCCGAGCAGGTGCTGCGCAAGGTGTGGGGCTACTTCGACACCGCCGGACCGCTGGTCGGCAATCGCGAGTGGCCCATCACCTACCGCGACGAGGAGCAGGTGCGGCTGAAGACGCTGCGCGGGTTCGGGGTTCGCGCGTTCACCTCGATGATCTACCCACACAAACCGGACATGGCGGAGTGGCTCAACGGCTGGTCCGCCGATTTCGCCGCGCGGACGCCGGACTGCCTGCACACCTCCACCTTCTATCCGGAGCCGGGCGCGCCCGCGTACGTGCGGGCCGCGCTCGAGAGCGGCACCCGGATCTTCAAGCTGCACATCCAGGTCGGCGACTACGACCCGGGCGATCCGCGACTCGACGAGGTGTGGGGCCTGGTTCAGGACGCGGGCGTCCCGGTGGTGACACACTGCGGATCCGGGCCCGCCGCAGGGACATTCACCGGTCCCGGGCCCATCGAGACACTGCTGCGGCGCTTCCCGCGACTACGGCTGATCATCGCGCACATGGGCATGCCCGAATACAGCGAATTCCTCGATCTCGCCGAGACCTACGACGGGTTGCTGTTCGACACCACGATGAACTTCACCGACTTCACGGAGGCCGGCGAACCGTTCCCCGCCGCGGAACTGCCCCGGGTGCGTGATCTCGGCGACCGCATCCTGTTCGGCAGCGACTTCCCGAACATCCCCTACCCGTACGGTCACGCGCTGTTCGCGCTCGAACGTCTGGACCTCGGCGACGACTGGCTGCGCGCGGTCTGTCACGATAACGCGGCACGCGTCTTCGCTCTCGGTTGA
- a CDS encoding DUF1304 domain-containing protein yields the protein MRLVAEILVGLLAALHVYILVMEMFLWTTPRVRANFGTTAEFAEETKVLAGNQGLYNGFLAAGLIWGLIASDPVGQAAKIFFAACVVVAGLYGAATASRRILFAQAVPGAITLAAALLAG from the coding sequence ATGCGGTTGGTCGCGGAGATCCTCGTCGGATTGCTCGCCGCGTTGCACGTCTACATCCTGGTCATGGAGATGTTCCTGTGGACCACGCCTCGGGTCCGCGCGAACTTCGGCACCACCGCCGAGTTCGCCGAGGAGACCAAGGTGCTGGCCGGGAATCAGGGGCTCTACAACGGCTTCCTGGCCGCGGGATTGATCTGGGGTCTGATCGCGTCCGACCCGGTGGGGCAGGCCGCGAAGATCTTCTTCGCGGCCTGCGTCGTGGTGGCAGGGCTCTACGGCGCGGCCACCGCCAGCCGGCGGATCCTGTTCGCCCAGGCGGTGCCGGGCGCGATCACCCTGGCCGCGGCACTACTGGCCGGATAG
- a CDS encoding zinc-binding dehydrogenase codes for MNVPMRAVVIEQFGEPKDVLTVAERPVPEPGPGEVRIATTLAPIHNHDLAIIRGIYGYRPELPAVPGTEAVGRIDALGAGVTGLEVGQRVTVSGVQGAWAEYFVAKAGGVVPVPDSVSDATASQLLAMPLSALMLLEDLNVEAGQWITINAANGAVGRLLNLLARARGVHVLNLVRSAAAAKSLRELGFEPVLDTESDDWQQRAAELTGGEPIVRAVDQVSGPAANDLLSLLGPRGELVTFGALSGQPMLLNPGPIIFKQAVVKGFWGSKRAEEIGGEERRRLITELVTLAAQGVLDLTVETAYPLEEAAEAAAASERPGRNAKIALSASALSGQ; via the coding sequence ATGAACGTGCCCATGCGTGCGGTGGTCATCGAACAGTTCGGCGAGCCGAAGGACGTGCTCACCGTCGCGGAACGGCCGGTACCCGAGCCCGGTCCGGGCGAGGTGCGCATCGCGACGACGCTGGCCCCGATTCACAACCACGACCTGGCCATCATTCGCGGCATCTACGGGTACCGGCCCGAGCTGCCCGCCGTTCCCGGCACCGAGGCCGTCGGCCGCATCGACGCGCTCGGCGCCGGCGTCACCGGTCTGGAAGTCGGTCAGCGCGTGACGGTCTCGGGCGTGCAGGGGGCGTGGGCGGAGTACTTCGTCGCCAAGGCAGGCGGCGTGGTCCCGGTCCCGGATTCGGTGTCCGACGCGACCGCGAGCCAGCTGCTGGCCATGCCGCTCAGCGCCCTCATGCTGCTCGAGGACCTGAATGTCGAAGCCGGGCAATGGATCACGATCAACGCCGCCAACGGCGCGGTCGGCCGGCTGCTGAACCTGCTGGCCCGGGCCCGCGGCGTGCACGTCCTCAACCTGGTGCGCAGTGCCGCCGCCGCGAAGTCCTTGCGGGAACTGGGTTTCGAGCCGGTCCTCGACACCGAGTCCGACGACTGGCAGCAGCGGGCCGCCGAGCTCACCGGCGGCGAGCCCATCGTGCGCGCCGTCGACCAGGTCAGCGGCCCCGCGGCCAACGATCTGCTCTCCCTGTTGGGTCCGCGCGGTGAACTGGTCACCTTCGGCGCGCTGTCGGGTCAGCCGATGCTGCTCAACCCCGGCCCGATCATCTTCAAACAAGCCGTGGTGAAGGGCTTCTGGGGCTCCAAGCGGGCCGAGGAGATCGGTGGCGAGGAACGCCGCCGTCTCATCACCGAGCTGGTCACCCTGGCCGCCCAGGGTGTGCTGGACCTGACCGTCGAAACCGCCTACCCGCTCGAGGAGGCCGCCGAGGCAGCCGCGGCCAGCGAACGCCCGGGCCGCAACGCCAAGATCGCGCTCAGCGCGTCGGCGCTATCCGGCCAGTAG
- a CDS encoding MarR family winged helix-turn-helix transcriptional regulator, translated as MTEEHALENQLCFALYAASRAMTGMYRSKLDALGITYPQYLVLLALWQRDGRTVGDLCSALELDSGTLSPLLKRLESAGFVTRARSASDERRVEITLTDRGRELHAAACHIPGRSEEISGMSTEELADLRETLRRLTAALTAHTRSKENL; from the coding sequence GTGACCGAAGAACACGCGCTGGAGAACCAGCTGTGCTTCGCGCTGTACGCGGCGTCGCGGGCGATGACCGGCATGTACCGGTCCAAGCTCGACGCGCTCGGCATCACCTATCCGCAGTACCTGGTCCTGCTCGCGCTCTGGCAACGGGACGGACGCACCGTCGGCGACCTGTGCTCGGCCCTCGAACTGGATTCGGGCACGCTCTCGCCACTGCTCAAGCGACTCGAATCCGCGGGTTTCGTGACCCGCGCTCGCTCGGCGTCCGACGAACGCCGGGTCGAGATCACCCTCACCGACCGCGGGCGTGAACTGCACGCCGCGGCCTGCCACATCCCCGGGCGGTCCGAAGAGATCAGCGGCATGTCCACCGAGGAACTGGCCGACCTGCGGGAAACCCTGCGCCGGCTCACCGCGGCCCTGACCGCCCACACCCGATCGAAGGAGAACCTCTGA
- a CDS encoding acyl-CoA dehydrogenase family protein, with the protein MTHEVLSRVQEMSGQFAAAADETERLGKLSDESVKLLRQTGVMRMLLPTEYGGYAAHPRDYAETVMEVAKNCGSTGWVTGVVGAHPWEMALMDRRLQDEVWGENPDTWIASPYAVMGVATAVDGGFKLSGRWSFSSGTDHCEWIFLGALLGDATGAPVMPPTVMHVVLPRKDYTIVDDSWDVIGLQGTGSKDIIVDGAFIPAYRTIEMDAVAAGELAAERAGRTETVYKLPFWSMFPLGITAAVIGIAEGALAAHLDYQRDRVTAMGTLIKDDPIVLSAISEAAADIAASRTQLLDGISRLYDLADAGKPISFEDRSIVRRNQIRCAWRAVEAVDQIFARSGGNAARRHNVMQRFWRDAHVGLQHAIHTPGSLYHSTALTTMGIEPEGPLRMMI; encoded by the coding sequence ATGACGCACGAGGTACTGAGCCGGGTCCAGGAAATGTCTGGGCAGTTCGCGGCGGCCGCCGACGAGACCGAACGACTGGGGAAGCTCTCCGACGAGAGCGTGAAACTGCTCCGCCAGACCGGCGTGATGCGGATGCTGCTGCCGACCGAATACGGCGGCTACGCCGCGCACCCGCGCGACTACGCCGAAACGGTCATGGAGGTGGCCAAGAACTGCGGATCCACCGGCTGGGTGACCGGAGTCGTCGGCGCGCACCCGTGGGAGATGGCGCTGATGGACCGGCGCCTGCAGGACGAGGTGTGGGGCGAGAACCCCGACACCTGGATCGCCTCGCCCTACGCCGTCATGGGCGTCGCGACGGCCGTCGACGGCGGCTTCAAGCTGAGCGGCCGCTGGAGCTTCTCCTCCGGCACCGACCACTGCGAGTGGATCTTCCTGGGCGCCTTGCTCGGTGACGCCACAGGCGCGCCGGTGATGCCGCCGACCGTGATGCACGTGGTGCTGCCGCGCAAGGACTACACCATCGTCGACGACTCCTGGGACGTCATCGGGCTGCAGGGCACCGGGTCCAAGGACATCATCGTCGACGGAGCCTTCATTCCGGCGTACCGCACGATCGAGATGGACGCCGTCGCCGCCGGTGAGCTGGCCGCCGAGCGCGCGGGCCGCACCGAGACCGTCTACAAGCTGCCGTTCTGGTCGATGTTCCCGCTGGGCATCACCGCCGCGGTGATCGGCATCGCGGAGGGCGCGCTCGCCGCCCACCTCGACTACCAGCGCGACCGCGTCACCGCCATGGGCACCCTCATCAAGGACGACCCGATCGTGCTGTCGGCCATCTCCGAGGCCGCCGCCGACATCGCCGCCTCGCGCACCCAGCTGCTCGACGGCATCAGCCGCCTCTACGACCTCGCCGACGCGGGCAAGCCCATCTCCTTCGAGGACCGTTCGATCGTGCGCCGCAATCAGATTCGCTGTGCGTGGCGGGCGGTGGAGGCGGTGGACCAGATCTTCGCGCGTTCCGGCGGTAATGCGGCGCGGCGGCACAACGTCATGCAGCGGTTCTGGCGCGACGCGCACGTGGGGCTGCAGCACGCCATCCACACGCCCGGGTCGCTGTACCACTCGACGGCATTGACCACCATGGGCATCGAACCCGAGGGCCCGCTGCGCATGATGATCTGA